A section of the Rhipicephalus sanguineus isolate Rsan-2018 chromosome 11, BIME_Rsan_1.4, whole genome shotgun sequence genome encodes:
- the LOC119375458 gene encoding uncharacterized protein K02A2.6-like — protein MATELFVVKCSGPALCGRDVILGLGLMHDIQVGAVLGSTEYTSATTMKFKADFKDLFQPGTGLMRGPPVNIALKKDANPRFLKARSLPYALLNKVAAELERTCQQGILTPISHSKWATPIVPVVKPDGTLRICGDFKVSVNPACDIDQYPLPKVEDIFASLKGGYWFSKLDLREAYCHIPLSEEAKKVAVLNSHKGLFAYNGLPYGIASALAIFQRRMEALLQGIPGTRVFLDDVLISEPEDSYGKTVRSVLQVFRENGIQLREDKCVFGAREVTYLGHRIDREGLHSSERKMEAIMQPPAPQNVQELRSFLGLITYYRSFLPNMSTVLAPLYQLLQQNATWRLTALEKEAFSNAKSALKNSDLVVHFDPTEEYSNVMRPHKASVTETKPLRKCFSPSDPEDGSTCYCTRQTISCLLRTKTQKGNGHLERQFLLEILARDQGGSVAPPTEWQPNGKHLDSYGHNNPAL, from the exons ATGGCAACTGAACTGTTCGTTGTGAAATGTTCGGGACCAGCACTTTGTGGCCGTGATGTGATTCTGGGACTGGGTCTCATGCACGACATTCAGGTGGGAGCAGTCCTAGGCTCGACCGAATATACCTCTGCAACTACAATGAAGTTCAAGGCAGACTTCAAAGATTTGTTCCAGCCAGGTACAGGTCTGATGAGAGGGCCACCAGTCAACATTGCCCTTAAGAAGGATGCTAACCCCAGATTCCTGAAAGCTCGCTCACTCCCATATGCACTCCTCAATAAGGTTGCGGCAGAACTGGAACGCACGTGCCAACAAGGGATTTTGACCCCCATCAGCCACAGCAAGTGGGCAACACCTATTGTTCCAGTTGTGAAACCAGACGGAACTCTGAGAATCTGTGGAGACTTCAAGGTCTCAGTCAACCCTGCATGTGACATTGACCAATATCCTCTTCCCAAGGTTGAAGACATCTTTGCATCACTGAAAGGAGGCTACTGGTTCTCCAAATTGGATCTTCGTGAAGCATACTGTCACATACCGTTGAGTGAGGAGGCAAAAAAAGTTGCAGTGTTGAATAGCCACAAAGGTCTATTTGCATACAACGGGCTTCCATACGGCATCGCCTCAGCTCTGGCAATCTTTCAAAGAAGGATGGAAGCTCTTCTGCAAGGCATCCCAGGCACTCGGGTCTTTTTGGACGATGTGCTTATTTCAGAGCCTGAAGATAGCTATGGAAAGACGGTGAGAAGTGTGCTACAGGTCTTCCGTGAAAATGGAATTCAACTGCGGGAGGACAAGTGCGTTTTTGGTGCAAGGGAGGTGACCTACCTTGGACATCGTATTGACCGGGAGGGCTTGCATTCATCAGAAAGAAAAATGGAAGCCATCATGCAACCTCCTGCACCCCAGAATGTCCAGGAACTTAGGTCGTTCCTAGGGTTGATCACCTACTACCGCAGTTTCCTTCCAAACATGTCAACTGTTCTGGCACCACTGTACCAACTTCTTCAGCAAAATGCAACGTGGAGGTTGACAGCGTTGGAAAAAGAGGCCTTTAGCAATGCAAAGAGTGCTCTGAAAAACTCAGACCTGGTAGTCCATTTTGACCCCACAGAAGAGTACTCGAATGTGATGCGTCCCCACAAGGCATCG GTAACAGAGACAAAGCCCCTGCGGAAATGCTTCTCACCTTCAGACCCAGAGGACGGCTCGACCTGCTACTGCACAAGGCAGACTATCTCGTGCCTACTACGGACAAAAACACAGAAAGGAAATGGTCACCTGGAGAGGCAGTTCTTGCTCGAAATTTTGGCAAGGGACCAAGGTGGatcagtggcaccaccaaccgaATGGCAACCGAATGGCAAGCATCTTGATAGCTATGGGCACAATAACCCGGCACTTTGA